In the Syngnathus scovelli strain Florida chromosome 8, RoL_Ssco_1.2, whole genome shotgun sequence genome, one interval contains:
- the fancb gene encoding Fanconi anemia group B protein isoform X1, producing the protein MKGVTSNQLSFCGKIITFDHALSDNRVTSELTFRSFSFQPDQEAFLQTSQGAAVISHKSAARVDDVIRSKSVLCFQRRTTAPCVLVAKKNKKADFFLYKLFTVSSTNQLEPCVEFSLPYKPNGDVSILQGPTVLWMHADAVFHAPSDSGGVIRVPLQLSHCLIGELPLHKKQVFILGQQQCSSQQTVAYFLGSGRTLDGAVILPPPYISITRCISVLSAQQTGDVLRCTVVAATANQQLVYLENGVVEDTCALPFQKPEDIQVVDTGRNGVIFVVSFNQGHVCAVWKDTFEVAAQWSDVISVHVDDYLGCGTEQILLIFKDDCVSGQPLEHFIITDLCGISFSRGEHSRQRANTSPLPENQILTIQALESRLQSGLSELQELQGEVRVKERVVQQSVRALTDAVHNREPNLTRPEQEGLVCLLESDDESKEEATDDKTQVMPAVPRRPQVDRLWHRVVDGRIVVGVILAADSLVSAVGASLSILTEAGHGSTPAVIQTQSRALWLPALGPSPSAAASSSSSAATFSEPAAKRSKRHDAVGPNDLNTARLAVTAVTRLAPLLNSAHVKCNVMLHYAPRQEASVLAGVPALTVLHCGQVTLDIHADFKLQLLSNPELKTAEAQEDLLCLLAVLDHCVFRIDSPDHSLGDVDGWLQRRVGCKKVEVSPQHRLFASQGLSSVSLLCWRRISPFQGELAVHSSHLQMLQHLDVLLGYLPASSSIQPIRGSRREGSSEMLALALEKEVASLREFVSPLLCGEQEDEESMSESIETPEPGTPEGLQKCRLAWQQDVERRMQNLDRRLDVSRYRKFIQELTVAQLDGDLAALMETQMK; encoded by the exons ATGAAGGGCGTCACTTCAAACCAACTCTCGTTCTGTGGTAAGATCATCACATTTGATCACGCCTTAAGTGACAACCGAGTGACAAGCGAGTTGACATTCCGTAGCTTTTCCTTCCAACCGGATCAAGAAGCGTTCCTGCAGACATCGCAAGGAGCGGCTGTCATTAGCCACAAAAGCGCAGCACGCGTGGACGACGTCATAAGATCGAAAAGCGTCCTGTGTTTTCAGAGGAGGACCACCGCGCCGTGCGTCCTTGTggcaaaaaagaataaaaaggcGGACTTTTTTCTTTATAAACTTTTCACTGTGAGTAGCACAAACCAACTGGAACCCTGCGTTGAGTTCTCACTCCCTTATAAACCGAATGGGGACGTTTCCATCCTCCAGGGGCCTACTGTGCTGTGGATGCATGCTGATGCTGTGTTTCATGCACCAAGTGATTCAGGAGGGGTCATACGGGTGCCCCTCCAACTGTCCCACTGTCTTATCGGTGAGCTCCCCCTGCATAAGAAACAAGTGTTCATACTGGGACAACAACAGTGCTCCTCTCAGCAGACTGTGGCCTATTTTCTTGGGAGCGGTCGCACCTTGGACGGCGCTGTGATTTTACCTCCCCCTTATATCAGCATCACTAGGTGCATCTCTGTGCTGTCAGCCCAGCAAACAGGCGACGTGCTGCGGTGCACTGTGGTTGCAGCCACTGCCAATCAGCAACTGGTTTATTTGGAGAACGGCGTGGTGGAAGACACTTGCGCACTCCCGTTTCAAAAACCTGAAGATATACAAGTGGTCGACACTGGAAGAAATGGAGTCATCTTTGTTGTATCTTTCAACCAGGGCCACGTGTGTGCAGTGTGGAAGGATACATTTGAA GTAGCCGCCCAGTGGTCAGATGTTATCTCTGTGCACGTGGATGACTATCTTGGATGCGGTACCGAGCAAATATTGTTAATTTTTAAGGATGACTGTGTCTCGGGGCAGCCGCTAGAACATTTCATCATTACCGACCTCTGCGGGATCTCCTTTTCT AGAGGCGAGCACAGTAGGCAAAGAGCAAACACCTCCCCTCTCCCGGAGAACCAAATCCTCACAATTCAAGCTTTGGAGTCCAGACTGCAG AGTGGACTGAGCGAGCTGCAAGAGCTTCAAGGAGAAGTGAGAGTTAAGGAGAGAGTTGTGCAGCAGTCGGTGCGCGCGCTCACTGATGCAGTCCACAATCGAGAGCCAAATCTCACTCGGCCTGAGCAG GAAGGCCTCGTCTGTCTTTTGGAAAGTGATGACGAGTCAAAGGAAGAGGCCACCGATGACAAGACCCAAGTCATGCCGGCGGTGCCCCGTAGACCTCAAGTTGACAGGCTGTGGCATCGCGTCGTCGACGGACGAATAGTCGTGGGAGTGATACTTGCCGCCGACAGCTTAGT ATCAGCGGTCGGTGCGAGCTTATCCATCTTGACAGAGGCGGGCCACGGCTCCACGCCCGCAGTCATCCAAACCCAAAGTCGAGCGTTGTGGCTCCCTGCGCTCGGCCCTTCAccctccgccgccgcctcctcctcctcctcggccgCCACCTTCTCAGAGCCAGCAGCCAAAAGAAGCAAGCGGCACGACGCGGTCGGCCCGAATGATCTCAACACGGCCAGACTCGCCGTGACTGCCGTGACCAGGCTGGCGCCTCTGCTGAACTCTGCCCATGTCAAGTGCAATGTCATGCTCCATTACGCTCCGAGACAAGAAGCTTCAGTCCTCGCCGGCGTACCGGCACTGACTGTCCTGCATTGTGGTCAAGTCACTCTAGACATCCACGCAGACTTCAAATTACAGCTGTTGAGCAACCCTGAGCTTAAAACAG CCGAGGCTCAGGAGGACTTGCTGTGTCTGTTGGCAGTGCTCGATCACTGCGTCTTCCGCATAGACTCTCCCGATCATAGCTTGGGCGATGTTGACGGCTGGCTGCAGCGGAGAGTGGGCTGTAAGAAGGTAGAAGTGAGCCCTCAGCATCGACTGTTTGCTTCTCAAGGACTCTCTTCTGTTTCGCTGCTGTGCTGGCGTCGCATCAGTCCTTTCCAGGGGGAACTGGCAGTCCACTCGAG TCACTTGCAGATGCTGCAGCACCTGGACGTCCTGCTAGGTTATCTCCCGGCATCCTCCTCCATCCAGCCCAtccgtggctcaagaagagagGGGTCATCTGAGATGCTGGCTTTGGCTTTGGAGAAGGAAGTGGCGTCACTACGGGAGTTTGTGTCACCGTTGCTGTGTGGGGAGCAAGAAGATGAGGAAAGTATGTCGGAGTCCATAGAGACCCCTGAGCCAGGCACGCCGGAAGGCCTCCAGAAGTGTCGACTCGCCTGGCAACAGGACGTGGAGAGGCGTATGCAGAATTTAGACAGACGATTGGATGTAAGTAGGTATCGCAAGTTTATTCAAGAGTTGACTGTTGCCCAGCTTGATGGGGATTTAGCAGCCCTCATGGAGACTCAGATGAAATAA
- the mospd2 gene encoding motile sperm domain-containing protein 2 isoform X1 has translation MAETEQNLGDQDIEEKIEQTRERFKNEFLKDSSDKYDQRDVDRLQKDNSLVEGYLMWRLYVVDDALKMIDESFHWRKEYGVNDLSESSIPRWMFETGAVFLHGYDREGNKLLWFKVKLHVKDAKTIIDKKKYVAFWLERNVKKEPGMPMTVVFDMSDSGLGNIDMDFVKYVVNCFKIYYPKLLSMMIIVEMPWIMNAAWKIVKTWLGPEAISKLKFASRSELQSYINPEYLPPHMGGNDLFKYSYPPLPDDDFQTPISDNGPIVSEDEIESKEIESKESEPESKDGLESSFNSEVVAKPKKVNFLEDTSEKVDNRIKGARKPVTTFKGTLLDISPAEELSFGCGDTEKKSLIILSNVTKNPLTFKVRTTAPEKYRVKPSSSICEPGASIDIVVSLHGGSQASPQDRFLVMAAEMDNVGPQELGQFWKEVQKTKIMEHRLRCHVLESVKPAASPQWEAGDVGSSKDINMTHVAQIGYLAPDDSLLMRLMTSNSQLQQSINTCLWVQKILVSLVLILLVLNLYCVFLLSSSQQLS, from the exons ATGGCTGAAACAGAACAAAACCTTGGAGATCAG gacattgaggagaaaattgagCAGACGAGAGAGAGATTTAAGAATGAATTCCTCAAAG ATTCATCAGACAAATATGACCAAAGAGATGTGGACAGACTACAGAAGGACAACTCCCTGGTGGAGGGCTACCTGATGTGGCGACTTTACGTGGTGGACGACGCCTTGAAAATGATTGATGAGAGTTTCCACTGGAGGAAAGAGTACGGCGTGAACG ATCTCTCGGAGAGTTCCATTCCCAGGTGGATGTTTGAGACCGGTGCGGTGTTCCTCCATGGATACGACAGAGAGGGCAACAAGCTTT TGTGGTTTAAGGTAAAGCTGCATGTGAAGGATGCAAAAACAATCATTGACAAGAAAAAGTACGTGGCTTTCTGGCTGGAGCGAAATGTCAAGAAAGAACCTGGGATGCCCATGACAGTTGTTTTTGACATGTCAGACTCTGGCCTGGGCAATATA GACATGGACTTTGTGAAGTATGTTGTCAATTGCTTCAAAATTTATTATCCCAAGTTGCTCT CCATGATGATTATTGTGGAAATGCCTTGGATCATGAACG CCGCGTGGAAGATTGTGAAAACGTGGTTGGGTCCAGAGGCCATCAGCAAGCTTAAATTTGCATCTAGATCTGAACTCCAGTCGTACATTAACCCAGAGTACCTACCGCCCCACATGGGAGGAAAT GACCTGTTCAAGTACAGCTACCCTCCTCTCCCCGATGACGACTTCCAGACGCCCATCAGCGACAACGGACCCATCGTTAGCGAGGACGAGATCGAGAGCAAAGAGATCGAGAGTAAAGAGAGCGAGCCGGAGAGCAAAGATGGCCTCGAGTCCAGCTTCAACTCTGAGGTTGTGGCCAAGCCCAAAAAG GTGAATTTCCTGGAAGACACCAGCGAGAAGGTTGACAACCGCATCAAAGGAGCCAGGAAACCCGTGACCACATTTAAAGGCACTCTGCTGGACATCAG CCCTGCAGAAGAGCTCAGTTTTGGTTGCGGAGATACAGAGAAGAAAAGCCTCATTATCCTGAGCAATGTGACCAAAAACCCTTTGACCTTCAAG GTACGGACCACAGCACCAGAGAAGTACAGGGTGAAGCCGAGCAGTAGCATCTGTGAACCCGGCGCCTCAATCGATATTGTGGTGTCCCTACATGGAG GGTCTCAGGCGTCCCCCCAGGATCGCTTCCTGGTGATGGCCGCTGAGATGGACAACGTAGGACCTCAAGAACTTGGGCAGTTCTGGAAGGAAGTACAAAAGACTAAAATCATGGAGCACAG gtTACGCTGCCATGTTCTGGAAAGTGTCAAACCCGCAGCAAGCCCTCAGTGGGAGGCGGGCGATGTCGGAAGCAGCAAGGATATAAACATGACG CATGTTGCACAGATAGGCTACCTGGCACCGGATGACAGCTTA CTGATGCGATTGATGACGTCCAATTCCCAGCTGCAGCAGAGCATCAACACATGTTTGTGGGTCCAGAAGATTCTAGTCTCCTTGGTCCTGATTCTGTTAGTGCTCAACCTGTACTGTGTCTTCCTGTTGTCATCATCCCAGCAACTATCTTGA
- the fancb gene encoding Fanconi anemia group B protein isoform X2 has product MKGVTSNQLSFCGKIITFDHALSDNRVTSELTFRSFSFQPDQEAFLQTSQGAAVISHKSAARVDDVIRSKSVLCFQRRTTAPCVLVAKKNKKADFFLYKLFTVSSTNQLEPCVEFSLPYKPNGDVSILQGPTVLWMHADAVFHAPSDSGGVIRVPLQLSHCLIGELPLHKKQVFILGQQQCSSQQTVAYFLGSGRTLDGAVILPPPYISITRCISVLSAQQTGDVLRCTVVAATANQQLVYLENGVVEDTCALPFQKPEDIQVVDTGRNGVIFVVSFNQGHVCAVWKDTFEVAAQWSDVISVHVDDYLGCGTEQILLIFKDDCVSGQPLEHFIITDLCGISFSRGEHSRQRANTSPLPENQILTIQALESRLQSGLSELQELQGEVRVKERVVQQSVRALTDAVHNREPNLTRPEQEGLVCLLESDDESKEEATDDKTQVMPAVPRRPQVDRLWHRVVDGRIVVGVILAADSLVSAVGASLSILTEAGHGSTPAVIQTQSRALWLPALGPSPSAAASSSSSAATFSEPAAKRSKRHDAVGPNDLNTARLAVTAVTRLAPLLNSAHVKCNVMLHYAPRQEASVLAGVPALTVLHCGQVTLDIHADFKLQLLSNPELKTAEAQEDLLCLLAVLDHCVFRIDSPDHSLGDVDGWLQRRVGCKKVEVSPQHRLFASQGLSSVSLLCWRRISPFQGELAVHSSHLQMLQHLDVLLGYLPASSSIQPIRGSRREGSSEMLALALEKEVASLREFVSPLLCGEQEDEESMSESIETPEPGTPEGLQKCRLAWQQDVERRMQNLDRRLDVGDGLPRIPAKLWYDAALGKEL; this is encoded by the exons ATGAAGGGCGTCACTTCAAACCAACTCTCGTTCTGTGGTAAGATCATCACATTTGATCACGCCTTAAGTGACAACCGAGTGACAAGCGAGTTGACATTCCGTAGCTTTTCCTTCCAACCGGATCAAGAAGCGTTCCTGCAGACATCGCAAGGAGCGGCTGTCATTAGCCACAAAAGCGCAGCACGCGTGGACGACGTCATAAGATCGAAAAGCGTCCTGTGTTTTCAGAGGAGGACCACCGCGCCGTGCGTCCTTGTggcaaaaaagaataaaaaggcGGACTTTTTTCTTTATAAACTTTTCACTGTGAGTAGCACAAACCAACTGGAACCCTGCGTTGAGTTCTCACTCCCTTATAAACCGAATGGGGACGTTTCCATCCTCCAGGGGCCTACTGTGCTGTGGATGCATGCTGATGCTGTGTTTCATGCACCAAGTGATTCAGGAGGGGTCATACGGGTGCCCCTCCAACTGTCCCACTGTCTTATCGGTGAGCTCCCCCTGCATAAGAAACAAGTGTTCATACTGGGACAACAACAGTGCTCCTCTCAGCAGACTGTGGCCTATTTTCTTGGGAGCGGTCGCACCTTGGACGGCGCTGTGATTTTACCTCCCCCTTATATCAGCATCACTAGGTGCATCTCTGTGCTGTCAGCCCAGCAAACAGGCGACGTGCTGCGGTGCACTGTGGTTGCAGCCACTGCCAATCAGCAACTGGTTTATTTGGAGAACGGCGTGGTGGAAGACACTTGCGCACTCCCGTTTCAAAAACCTGAAGATATACAAGTGGTCGACACTGGAAGAAATGGAGTCATCTTTGTTGTATCTTTCAACCAGGGCCACGTGTGTGCAGTGTGGAAGGATACATTTGAA GTAGCCGCCCAGTGGTCAGATGTTATCTCTGTGCACGTGGATGACTATCTTGGATGCGGTACCGAGCAAATATTGTTAATTTTTAAGGATGACTGTGTCTCGGGGCAGCCGCTAGAACATTTCATCATTACCGACCTCTGCGGGATCTCCTTTTCT AGAGGCGAGCACAGTAGGCAAAGAGCAAACACCTCCCCTCTCCCGGAGAACCAAATCCTCACAATTCAAGCTTTGGAGTCCAGACTGCAG AGTGGACTGAGCGAGCTGCAAGAGCTTCAAGGAGAAGTGAGAGTTAAGGAGAGAGTTGTGCAGCAGTCGGTGCGCGCGCTCACTGATGCAGTCCACAATCGAGAGCCAAATCTCACTCGGCCTGAGCAG GAAGGCCTCGTCTGTCTTTTGGAAAGTGATGACGAGTCAAAGGAAGAGGCCACCGATGACAAGACCCAAGTCATGCCGGCGGTGCCCCGTAGACCTCAAGTTGACAGGCTGTGGCATCGCGTCGTCGACGGACGAATAGTCGTGGGAGTGATACTTGCCGCCGACAGCTTAGT ATCAGCGGTCGGTGCGAGCTTATCCATCTTGACAGAGGCGGGCCACGGCTCCACGCCCGCAGTCATCCAAACCCAAAGTCGAGCGTTGTGGCTCCCTGCGCTCGGCCCTTCAccctccgccgccgcctcctcctcctcctcggccgCCACCTTCTCAGAGCCAGCAGCCAAAAGAAGCAAGCGGCACGACGCGGTCGGCCCGAATGATCTCAACACGGCCAGACTCGCCGTGACTGCCGTGACCAGGCTGGCGCCTCTGCTGAACTCTGCCCATGTCAAGTGCAATGTCATGCTCCATTACGCTCCGAGACAAGAAGCTTCAGTCCTCGCCGGCGTACCGGCACTGACTGTCCTGCATTGTGGTCAAGTCACTCTAGACATCCACGCAGACTTCAAATTACAGCTGTTGAGCAACCCTGAGCTTAAAACAG CCGAGGCTCAGGAGGACTTGCTGTGTCTGTTGGCAGTGCTCGATCACTGCGTCTTCCGCATAGACTCTCCCGATCATAGCTTGGGCGATGTTGACGGCTGGCTGCAGCGGAGAGTGGGCTGTAAGAAGGTAGAAGTGAGCCCTCAGCATCGACTGTTTGCTTCTCAAGGACTCTCTTCTGTTTCGCTGCTGTGCTGGCGTCGCATCAGTCCTTTCCAGGGGGAACTGGCAGTCCACTCGAG TCACTTGCAGATGCTGCAGCACCTGGACGTCCTGCTAGGTTATCTCCCGGCATCCTCCTCCATCCAGCCCAtccgtggctcaagaagagagGGGTCATCTGAGATGCTGGCTTTGGCTTTGGAGAAGGAAGTGGCGTCACTACGGGAGTTTGTGTCACCGTTGCTGTGTGGGGAGCAAGAAGATGAGGAAAGTATGTCGGAGTCCATAGAGACCCCTGAGCCAGGCACGCCGGAAGGCCTCCAGAAGTGTCGACTCGCCTGGCAACAGGACGTGGAGAGGCGTATGCAGAATTTAGACAGACGATTGGAT
- the mospd2 gene encoding motile sperm domain-containing protein 2 isoform X2, whose translation MAETEQNLGDQDIEEKIEQTRERFKNEFLKDSSDKYDQRDVDRLQKDNSLVEGYLMWRLYVVDDALKMIDESFHWRKEYGVNDLSESSIPRWMFETGAVFLHGYDREGNKLLWFKVKLHVKDAKTIIDKKKYVAFWLERNVKKEPGMPMTVVFDMSDSGLGNIDMDFVKYVVNCFKIYYPKLLSMMIIVEMPWIMNAAWKIVKTWLGPEAISKLKFASRSELQSYINPEYLPPHMGGNDLFKYSYPPLPDDDFQTPISDNGPIVSEDEIESKEIESKESEPESKDGLESSFNSEVVAKPKKVNFLEDTSEKVDNRIKGARKPVTTFKGTLLDISPAEELSFGCGDTEKKSLIILSNVTKNPLTFKVRTTAPEKYRVKPSSSICEPGASIDIVVSLHGGSQASPQDRFLVMAAEMDNVGPQELGQFWKEVQKTKIMEHRLRCHVLESVKPAASPQWEAGDVGSSKDINMTLMRLMTSNSQLQQSINTCLWVQKILVSLVLILLVLNLYCVFLLSSSQQLS comes from the exons ATGGCTGAAACAGAACAAAACCTTGGAGATCAG gacattgaggagaaaattgagCAGACGAGAGAGAGATTTAAGAATGAATTCCTCAAAG ATTCATCAGACAAATATGACCAAAGAGATGTGGACAGACTACAGAAGGACAACTCCCTGGTGGAGGGCTACCTGATGTGGCGACTTTACGTGGTGGACGACGCCTTGAAAATGATTGATGAGAGTTTCCACTGGAGGAAAGAGTACGGCGTGAACG ATCTCTCGGAGAGTTCCATTCCCAGGTGGATGTTTGAGACCGGTGCGGTGTTCCTCCATGGATACGACAGAGAGGGCAACAAGCTTT TGTGGTTTAAGGTAAAGCTGCATGTGAAGGATGCAAAAACAATCATTGACAAGAAAAAGTACGTGGCTTTCTGGCTGGAGCGAAATGTCAAGAAAGAACCTGGGATGCCCATGACAGTTGTTTTTGACATGTCAGACTCTGGCCTGGGCAATATA GACATGGACTTTGTGAAGTATGTTGTCAATTGCTTCAAAATTTATTATCCCAAGTTGCTCT CCATGATGATTATTGTGGAAATGCCTTGGATCATGAACG CCGCGTGGAAGATTGTGAAAACGTGGTTGGGTCCAGAGGCCATCAGCAAGCTTAAATTTGCATCTAGATCTGAACTCCAGTCGTACATTAACCCAGAGTACCTACCGCCCCACATGGGAGGAAAT GACCTGTTCAAGTACAGCTACCCTCCTCTCCCCGATGACGACTTCCAGACGCCCATCAGCGACAACGGACCCATCGTTAGCGAGGACGAGATCGAGAGCAAAGAGATCGAGAGTAAAGAGAGCGAGCCGGAGAGCAAAGATGGCCTCGAGTCCAGCTTCAACTCTGAGGTTGTGGCCAAGCCCAAAAAG GTGAATTTCCTGGAAGACACCAGCGAGAAGGTTGACAACCGCATCAAAGGAGCCAGGAAACCCGTGACCACATTTAAAGGCACTCTGCTGGACATCAG CCCTGCAGAAGAGCTCAGTTTTGGTTGCGGAGATACAGAGAAGAAAAGCCTCATTATCCTGAGCAATGTGACCAAAAACCCTTTGACCTTCAAG GTACGGACCACAGCACCAGAGAAGTACAGGGTGAAGCCGAGCAGTAGCATCTGTGAACCCGGCGCCTCAATCGATATTGTGGTGTCCCTACATGGAG GGTCTCAGGCGTCCCCCCAGGATCGCTTCCTGGTGATGGCCGCTGAGATGGACAACGTAGGACCTCAAGAACTTGGGCAGTTCTGGAAGGAAGTACAAAAGACTAAAATCATGGAGCACAG gtTACGCTGCCATGTTCTGGAAAGTGTCAAACCCGCAGCAAGCCCTCAGTGGGAGGCGGGCGATGTCGGAAGCAGCAAGGATATAAACATGACG CTGATGCGATTGATGACGTCCAATTCCCAGCTGCAGCAGAGCATCAACACATGTTTGTGGGTCCAGAAGATTCTAGTCTCCTTGGTCCTGATTCTGTTAGTGCTCAACCTGTACTGTGTCTTCCTGTTGTCATCATCCCAGCAACTATCTTGA
- the fancb gene encoding Fanconi anemia group B protein isoform X3 produces MKGVTSNQLSFCGKIITFDHALSDNRVTSELTFRSFSFQPDQEAFLQTSQGAAVISHKSAARVDDVIRSKSVLCFQRRTTAPCVLVAKKNKKADFFLYKLFTGPTVLWMHADAVFHAPSDSGGVIRVPLQLSHCLIGELPLHKKQVFILGQQQCSSQQTVAYFLGSGRTLDGAVILPPPYISITRCISVLSAQQTGDVLRCTVVAATANQQLVYLENGVVEDTCALPFQKPEDIQVVDTGRNGVIFVVSFNQGHVCAVWKDTFEVAAQWSDVISVHVDDYLGCGTEQILLIFKDDCVSGQPLEHFIITDLCGISFSRGEHSRQRANTSPLPENQILTIQALESRLQSGLSELQELQGEVRVKERVVQQSVRALTDAVHNREPNLTRPEQEGLVCLLESDDESKEEATDDKTQVMPAVPRRPQVDRLWHRVVDGRIVVGVILAADSLVSAVGASLSILTEAGHGSTPAVIQTQSRALWLPALGPSPSAAASSSSSAATFSEPAAKRSKRHDAVGPNDLNTARLAVTAVTRLAPLLNSAHVKCNVMLHYAPRQEASVLAGVPALTVLHCGQVTLDIHADFKLQLLSNPELKTAEAQEDLLCLLAVLDHCVFRIDSPDHSLGDVDGWLQRRVGCKKVEVSPQHRLFASQGLSSVSLLCWRRISPFQGELAVHSSHLQMLQHLDVLLGYLPASSSIQPIRGSRREGSSEMLALALEKEVASLREFVSPLLCGEQEDEESMSESIETPEPGTPEGLQKCRLAWQQDVERRMQNLDRRLDVSRYRKFIQELTVAQLDGDLAALMETQMK; encoded by the exons ATGAAGGGCGTCACTTCAAACCAACTCTCGTTCTGTGGTAAGATCATCACATTTGATCACGCCTTAAGTGACAACCGAGTGACAAGCGAGTTGACATTCCGTAGCTTTTCCTTCCAACCGGATCAAGAAGCGTTCCTGCAGACATCGCAAGGAGCGGCTGTCATTAGCCACAAAAGCGCAGCACGCGTGGACGACGTCATAAGATCGAAAAGCGTCCTGTGTTTTCAGAGGAGGACCACCGCGCCGTGCGTCCTTGTggcaaaaaagaataaaaaggcGGACTTTTTTCTTTATAAACTTTTCACT GGGCCTACTGTGCTGTGGATGCATGCTGATGCTGTGTTTCATGCACCAAGTGATTCAGGAGGGGTCATACGGGTGCCCCTCCAACTGTCCCACTGTCTTATCGGTGAGCTCCCCCTGCATAAGAAACAAGTGTTCATACTGGGACAACAACAGTGCTCCTCTCAGCAGACTGTGGCCTATTTTCTTGGGAGCGGTCGCACCTTGGACGGCGCTGTGATTTTACCTCCCCCTTATATCAGCATCACTAGGTGCATCTCTGTGCTGTCAGCCCAGCAAACAGGCGACGTGCTGCGGTGCACTGTGGTTGCAGCCACTGCCAATCAGCAACTGGTTTATTTGGAGAACGGCGTGGTGGAAGACACTTGCGCACTCCCGTTTCAAAAACCTGAAGATATACAAGTGGTCGACACTGGAAGAAATGGAGTCATCTTTGTTGTATCTTTCAACCAGGGCCACGTGTGTGCAGTGTGGAAGGATACATTTGAA GTAGCCGCCCAGTGGTCAGATGTTATCTCTGTGCACGTGGATGACTATCTTGGATGCGGTACCGAGCAAATATTGTTAATTTTTAAGGATGACTGTGTCTCGGGGCAGCCGCTAGAACATTTCATCATTACCGACCTCTGCGGGATCTCCTTTTCT AGAGGCGAGCACAGTAGGCAAAGAGCAAACACCTCCCCTCTCCCGGAGAACCAAATCCTCACAATTCAAGCTTTGGAGTCCAGACTGCAG AGTGGACTGAGCGAGCTGCAAGAGCTTCAAGGAGAAGTGAGAGTTAAGGAGAGAGTTGTGCAGCAGTCGGTGCGCGCGCTCACTGATGCAGTCCACAATCGAGAGCCAAATCTCACTCGGCCTGAGCAG GAAGGCCTCGTCTGTCTTTTGGAAAGTGATGACGAGTCAAAGGAAGAGGCCACCGATGACAAGACCCAAGTCATGCCGGCGGTGCCCCGTAGACCTCAAGTTGACAGGCTGTGGCATCGCGTCGTCGACGGACGAATAGTCGTGGGAGTGATACTTGCCGCCGACAGCTTAGT ATCAGCGGTCGGTGCGAGCTTATCCATCTTGACAGAGGCGGGCCACGGCTCCACGCCCGCAGTCATCCAAACCCAAAGTCGAGCGTTGTGGCTCCCTGCGCTCGGCCCTTCAccctccgccgccgcctcctcctcctcctcggccgCCACCTTCTCAGAGCCAGCAGCCAAAAGAAGCAAGCGGCACGACGCGGTCGGCCCGAATGATCTCAACACGGCCAGACTCGCCGTGACTGCCGTGACCAGGCTGGCGCCTCTGCTGAACTCTGCCCATGTCAAGTGCAATGTCATGCTCCATTACGCTCCGAGACAAGAAGCTTCAGTCCTCGCCGGCGTACCGGCACTGACTGTCCTGCATTGTGGTCAAGTCACTCTAGACATCCACGCAGACTTCAAATTACAGCTGTTGAGCAACCCTGAGCTTAAAACAG CCGAGGCTCAGGAGGACTTGCTGTGTCTGTTGGCAGTGCTCGATCACTGCGTCTTCCGCATAGACTCTCCCGATCATAGCTTGGGCGATGTTGACGGCTGGCTGCAGCGGAGAGTGGGCTGTAAGAAGGTAGAAGTGAGCCCTCAGCATCGACTGTTTGCTTCTCAAGGACTCTCTTCTGTTTCGCTGCTGTGCTGGCGTCGCATCAGTCCTTTCCAGGGGGAACTGGCAGTCCACTCGAG TCACTTGCAGATGCTGCAGCACCTGGACGTCCTGCTAGGTTATCTCCCGGCATCCTCCTCCATCCAGCCCAtccgtggctcaagaagagagGGGTCATCTGAGATGCTGGCTTTGGCTTTGGAGAAGGAAGTGGCGTCACTACGGGAGTTTGTGTCACCGTTGCTGTGTGGGGAGCAAGAAGATGAGGAAAGTATGTCGGAGTCCATAGAGACCCCTGAGCCAGGCACGCCGGAAGGCCTCCAGAAGTGTCGACTCGCCTGGCAACAGGACGTGGAGAGGCGTATGCAGAATTTAGACAGACGATTGGATGTAAGTAGGTATCGCAAGTTTATTCAAGAGTTGACTGTTGCCCAGCTTGATGGGGATTTAGCAGCCCTCATGGAGACTCAGATGAAATAA